A stretch of DNA from Staphylococcus sp. KG4-3:
TATTGGATTAGATGATGATAATGTAACCCCCTACTCACTTAGACACACTCACACATCTTATTTACTTTCTAAGGGCTTACCTATCGAATATATTAGTAAACGTTTAGGACATGCTAGCATATCAATAACTTTAGATACGTACTCTCACTTGTTAGAAGAACATAAAAAAAAGCAAGGCCAACGTGTCAGAGAATTATTCTCTTGGCACATATTTGACACTTGCTCTTCTTAAAGCCTATTATATCAATTTTTACGTACGGAGAGTGAGGGATTCGAACCCTCGAGACGCTTGTGGCGCCTACACACTTTCCAGGCGTGCTCCTTCGGCCAACTCGGACAACTCTCCATATAAAAAAACAGAAGCGATATTTCACTTCTGTTTGTATGACCCCGACGGGACTCGAACCCGTGTTACCGCCGTGAAAGGGCGGTGTCTTAACCGCTTGACCACGGGGCCATGGCTCCACAGGTAGGACTCGAACCTACGACCGATCGGTTAACAGCCGATAGCTCTACCACTGAGCTACTGTGGAATAATTATAATGGAGCGGGTGATGGGAATCGAACCCACAACATCAGCTTGGAAGGCTGAGGTTTTGCCATTAAACTACACCCGCATTTTAACGATTATGGGGCGGATGATGGGAATCGAACCCACGAGTGTCGGAACCACAATCCGATGCGTTAACCACTTCGCCACAACCGCCAAAGTAAAAATCAAAAGAATGGTTCAGGACAGAGTCGAACTGCCGACACATGGAGCTTCAATCCATTGCTCTACCAACTGAGCTACTGAACCATAATTAAAAATGGCGGTCCCGATGGGATTCGAACCCACGATCTCCTGCGTGACAGGCAGGCGTGTTAACCGCTACACTACGGGACCTTTTGAAAATTGCGGGAGGCGGATTTGAACCACCGACCTTCGGGTTATGAGCCCGACGAGCTACCGAACTGCTCCATCCCGCGTTAATATTATTAATGACGACTACCTATTAAATATACCATAAATGTTAACTTAATGTCAACGTTTTTTTAAAATAATTTACATTGGCTTAATAAGTTTTAAAACTAAGTATGATAGTGGCTGTTTGCACATCACCTATCAAATAAGACTAACTCAGTATATAAAGATTTCATGGTTTAGTCAATGGGTTTCAAAAACTAATTTGTGTAAAAATGGTTTATAATAATATTATTTTAATTTTAGTTCCCTTTTTATATAAAAAATTAGTACCTTCGTCAATTTTTTATAGTTTTTAGACACTATATTAATCAAAAAAACGTAACAATAGTTCAATAGATATAGACTTTCCACCTAAATAACTCTATTTAAGATTGTTATTTATTGACTCATAATACCTTGCATTTTACTTTGCAATCTTGTAAATGTTGTGAATCCATCATCTTCCATAAAATGCCCGCCATATTCAGTTACTTTACATTTTCCACCTAATGTATCCATTAACCTTTTAGTCTCTTCATATGATATGTATTTATCGTCTCTAGCGCACAAACCATAAAAAGATTCCACTCTTTCTTTAACTTGTTCATAATCGATTTGAAATTTTTCTGTGTAAGCTAATTCATCCGGCATTTGAACATCTTCCATAAATCCTGAAATACTAAACAAACCTTCTATATAATTTACATCCACTTCTTCAATAAATTTTAATGATGCTAAAGTACCAAAGCCATGCGTAACAAAATAAGTTTCATATTTATTAATTTGAATTTGTTGCTTCATTTCACTTATCCATTTTTCCATTTTGCTATCTTTTTCATATGGTAAATTAAATAATGTTACATTATAACCTTCTAATCTAAGATTATTTGCTAACCAATCATACCAATGATTTGATGCATCGCCATATTTTGAATGTACTATTACGATATCAGTCATAAATATCCCCCACTTTATCTGAATCTCATTAGCTATCTAATATACTAATTTTACAACTATTTCATTATCTCATATATTAATTTGAATTATAAATAATTATATATCCATAGTTAAAAAACCGTATCATCTATATAACTATTCGATAAATAGATGGTACGGTTAATTGTTATTATTTAATTATTATAATTCTGCTAATAACTCTTCTACAGCATTTTTACCTTGTTGAATACAATCAGGTAAACCTACCGCTTCGAATGATGCACCTGTAATACGTAGTTTTGGATAATTTTGTTTAATATGTGTTTGTATTGATTTAATTTTATTGATATGACCGACGTGATACTGTGGCATACTTTTAGGTAATCTGTTTACAATACTAAAGTCTGGAGCACCTTTAAATGTCATCATCTGGTTTAAATCTTTTTTAACAATATTAACTAATTCTTCATCTGTGTGATCATCTACAACTGTATCATTAGGCTTGCCTACATAAGCGCGTATAAGTACTTTGCCTTCAGGTGTAGTAAATGGCCATTTCTTACTTGTCCATGTACAAGCTGTTATGTCGGTTTCACTTGTGCGTGCAATGACAAAGCCAGTGCCGTCGTATGTGTTTTCAATATTTTTTTCGTCAAAGGCTAATACAACAGTGGCAACTGTTGTACAATCCATAGATTTAAAATAATCAAATGCAGGATCATTTCCAAACCATTGCATAAACGTTTGATGTGGTGTGGTCACTAACACACTATCGTAAGTGTCTTTATTTTCTCCACTGATAACTTCATAATTATTTTGTGTAATTATGATATCTTTAATTGGCGTTTGATATTTTATTTCAACACCTTGATTGACAACATATTCAGTCAAATATTCTATAAATGAACTAAGTCCATGTTTAAACTGTTTAAATTGTCCTTTAGGTGCACCTGGGTATAATTGACGCTGCTTTTGGCGCTGTATTTTTTCATGTCTCATGCCTTTAATCAAACTACCAAATTGTTCTTCTCTCTGCTTAAACTCGGGAAAAGTACTCATTAAACTTAAATCATCGATATTTGTACCATAAATACCACCCATTAAGGGCTCAATTAGATTTTCTAGTACCTCATCACCCAAACGTTCTCGGAAAAATGCGCCAACAGAAATATCTCCATCCATTTTTGTTGGCTTTTTAAATAAATCTAATCCAGCACGTATTTTCCCTTTGGGAGATATTAACTTTGTCTTTAAAAATGGTTTTATATCTGTTGGTACGCCTAGTATAGACCCACCAGGTATTGGAAATAATTTATTCTTTGCATAGATATAAGACTGTCCAGTTTGATTGGTAACCAAATCATTTTCTAAACCAATCTCTTGAGCGATATCAGTCATAATTTGTTTGCGACCTAAATAAGATTCTGGACCTAACTCAATAGTATAACCATCTTTTCTATATGTTTGGATTTTTCCACCAGTTCTATTAGAAGATTCGTATATAGTTACATCTACATCGGGACGTAATTTTTTTATAAAATAAGCACTAGATAATCCTGTAATACCAGCACCAATTATTGCGATACTTTTACCCAAATTAATTCACGCTTCCTTTAATAAACATTTTTTACTTCGTCAACGATTGCACCGATGAACAATGGATCTGTATTAGGCATTGAAGGTCTGTAATAATTTACTCCTAGTTCATCACAAACCACTTTACATTCATAATCGTTATCAAATAATACTTCTAAATGTTCGCAAACAAAACCTACTGGTGTATATATGAAATGCTTGTATCCATGTGTTTCATACAAAGATTTCGTCAAATCTTGAACATCTGGTCCTAACCATGGCGTGCCCGTATTACCTTCAGATTGCCATCCTTCTGCCACATGAATGATATCAGATTGTTCCTCTAATAATTGTGCAGTATGATGCAATTCATTCGGATAAGGATCATTATTTTTCTCAATCAATCCTTTAGGCAAGCTATGAGCTGATACTACTAAGACGGTTTCATCGTGCTCTTCACGAGGAATTCTTGTTAGTGTTTCATTAATTTTTTCAGTCCAGTATTGTATAAATTTAGGCTGTTGATAATAATGCGCTACATGTTTAAATTGAATACCAAATTTATCTGCTTCTTTTTGGGCACGTGTATTATAAGATCCCACTGAAAAACTTGAATAGTGTGGCGCTAATACAACCGTAACTGCTTCATCTATACCATCTTCATGCATTGATTGTACTGCATCTTCTATAAATGGAGAGATATGCTTCAAGCCTATATAAAGTTTAAATTGCACTTCATCATATGCTTCATTGAGCGCGTCTCGTAAAGCTTCAGCTTGTCTATTTGTTGTACCTGCTAAAGGAGACAGTCCTCCTATAAATTGGTATCTATCTTTTAAGTCTTGTAATTCTGCATCAGTCGGCTTTTTACCATGTCTAATATCAGTGTAATATGGTTCAATATCACTTTCTTTATATGGTGTACCGTAAGCCATTACTAATAAGCCTATCGTTTTTGTCATTTTTAAATCATCCTCTTGTATAATAAATTTTAGATGTATATGACATAAGTATTTGTAAATCTTGGTAGCCAATGTTTATGTCGTACTATCTTTGTGTATATTCATGTACAAACGTAGTCACTCGTTTTAAAGTTTCAGGTTTCACCTCTGGAAAGACTCCATGACCTAAATTGAAAATATGTTTCCCGTGCTCCATACCTTGATCTAAAATCACTTTTAGTCTTTCTTCTATAACGTCCCAAGGTGCTAATAACAGAGATGGATCTAAATTACCCTGTAACGTTTTATTAATATTCAACTCATTTGCCTCTTTAATAGATAAACGCCAATCTAAACCTAGAACATCGATTGGTAAAGAATTCCATTCATCGGCTAAATGACTCGCGCCAACTCCAAACAAAATAACTGGCACATTATATTTTGCTTTTATACCACTAATCAACTTATTCATAGCTGGTTTTATATAATAACGGTAATCTTGAACATTTAATGCACCCACCCAAGAATCAAATACTTGAATGATTTGGGCACCCGCTTCTACTTGAGCGGCAGTATAAGTGATAGACATGTCAACAAGATGATCCATTAAAGCGAACCATGTTGCTTCGTCACTATACATCATTGCCTTTGTAAAATTATAATTTTTTGAAGGTCCACCTTCAATCATATAACTTGCTAAAGTGAATGGTGCGCCAGTAAAACCTATTAAAGGTACATTTAATTTTTCTTCAGTTAATAATTTAATTGTATCTAAAACATAAGGTACGTCTCGTTTTGGATTTATAGTGCCTAGTTTCTCAACATCTTGAATATTTTTTATTGGATTATGAATAACAGGGCCAATGCCTGATTTTATTTCAACGTCTACACCAATTGGTTGTAGTGGCGTCATAATATCTTTATAAAGTACTGCTGCATCTGTATTATAATTATCTACAGGTAAATGTGTTACATATGCACACAATTCTGGTTGGTGCGTAATTTCAAATAATGAATACTTTTCTTTTAATTTTCTATATTCAGGTTGTGACCTCCCTGCTTGTCGCATAAACCATACTGGAGTGTGCGAGACAGTTTCACCATTTATCATATTTAGGATTGTATTATTTTTATTATGCACCTTGTAATCCTCCTACATTGTAATCATTCTTATCTATAATACCATACTGCATTATTACTCGTATTTCATTGTGCTTAAATGTCATAAAAAAGACAAACTGTTAGCTTTTCACGATTTAATCATTTGACTATTGTTTTATAATAGAAATCAATTATAATGTTATCAAAGCTTATTTTATATCTATTTGAAAAATTAGATATATCTATAGTAAGGTATAGTAGTTAACTATACTTTCATAAACAAAGCAAGGGGGAAAATCTTTATGAAAATTTTTGCATCTTATGGGACGTTTGGTTATTTAAATCAAATCAGATTAAATAATCCTGACCATAACTTATTACAATTTTCTGCATCAGATTCTTCAGTAATTTTGGAAGAAACAGATGAAAAATCAGTATTAAAACAGCCTTTAATTTATGACATCCTTGAGTCTGAGGGAGACTTAAACGCAAACCATTTTTATTCTGTAATCTTTGTACCGACATCAGAAGATCATGCCTATCAACTAGAAAAAAGATTAGAAAATTTAACTACTGATTTCAAACAATTTGCAGGTTATAGATGCTACCGTTTCTTAAAACCAGAGCATGGGTTAACTTATAAAATTTACTTTGGCTTTGAAAGCAGGACAGCTTATGAAGACTTTAAAGCTTCCTCTGTTTTCAAAGATAATTTTGATAAACTTGCGCTTAGTCAATTCTTTGGCTCTAGTGGTCAACATTCAAGTTATTTCGAAAGATATCTCTTCCCAATCGATGATAACTAATTTTTCGTAAAGATCATAATCAAAATAAAATGGTCGTTGCTCATTTCATTTAATGATGTATTGAGTAACGACCACTTTTTTAATCTTTTAATAATGATTCTTGATATTTAAGTTTTTTGACTACATTTCTGATGGTTAACCACCCTACTAAAAAGAATAACAAGCCATAATAACTATACATCGGTAATGTGATTGCATAAACGATTACAAACAATATCCCAACAATAAACATGAGTCTATATAGAAATTGTTCATAACCTTTTATTACTTTAGTATCCGGAATCGGCCAAACTTGTGGCCACAAGCCATAAGCTTGCTGCGTATAAAACTGAGCCATTTGTAATAAAACTATATACATAAACAGACTACCTATGATTAGAGTAATTAATGGTTGAGCTAACCAAAACATTAAAATCATCGCTAATACAACTAATCTTAATATTATGTTAAACGCATCTTTACCTCTTGCAAAACTTCTAATAAATAAATAAAGATACATATAATTTTCATTAAATTTCTTATTTTTCGGCGTAATTAACAATGGATCAAGATAACTCCTACGTACTGCTGTTTCCTTTAAATGCTTAACATCGGTAAACATATTTACAAATTTATAATAATTCATATGGTGTTGTTGTTCTGATTTAATCATTCTTTCCCAAGGGAATAATTGATTTTTATTTTGATATTTAAGCAAAATGGCTAATCCAATTAATACGAATATAGAGGTTAAGCTAGATAAGTTTTTTGCATCTAACGCAACATAGTATCCTGAAGCATAAACGATAAATAATACAAGATGGAGAGACCAACTTTCTAATTTATATTTGTACCATTGCCATTTCACTAATAATCCTAAATAAGGCATAACCAGCATTAACACAGCAAACAGTATATAAAATTCAAATGATCGGTTATTTATTACGAAAAACAATGGAAATAGTACGATTAAAATTAAAAGCTGAAGTCCTATTCGGGAAAAATAACTATAAACTAGCGATTGTGTCATGTATATTTCCATATTTTTTTCGAAGGGTAATAAAAACAACTTATCCGCATCTTTCAGTAAAGTCCTTAATGGAAACATTGAGGTAATAGCCACAATAACACTCGCAATCAAAGCATAATTAATATGTTGCGGAATAGATTTTAACCAATCACCATATCCTAATATAAATGCACCTAATAAAATTACAAGGAATACTGAAAAATGACCATTGAAAATAAATTTATTATAATATTCCTTTTCTTTACTGATTTCTTTTTTTCTACTAGAAAATAATTGCTTAGCATCCTGCATCATGAATTATTGCCACCTTGTGTTACATGGATGTATATCTCATCTAGTGTTTTACCTTCTAAACCTGTCTGCTTTCGAAGTTCTTCCAAATTTCCGAAAGCAACTATTTCGCCTTCATCCATGATTAAAAATCGATCACAATATCTTTCCGCAGTTGCTAAAATGTGTGTGCTCATTAAAACTGTTCGATTTTCATTCTTTTTCTCAACCATTAAATCTAACATTGATTGGATTCCTAAAGGATCTAAACCTAAAAATGGTTCATCAATAATGTATAGTTCAGGATCTACTATAAAAGCACATATTATCATTACCTTTTGTTTCATTCCTTTAGAAAAATGACTTGGGAAGATATCTAACTCATCTTCTAATCTAAAAGTCTTAAGTAATGGGCGTGCTCGTTCCATTGCTTCTTCCCTACTAATATTGTAAGCCATAGCAGTCATATAAATGTGTTCTTGTAATGTTAGTTCTTCGTATATGACTGGCGATTCAGGAATATATGATAGTTTCCTTCTATAA
This window harbors:
- a CDS encoding ABC transporter permease, with translation MMQDAKQLFSSRKKEISKEKEYYNKFIFNGHFSVFLVILLGAFILGYGDWLKSIPQHINYALIASVIVAITSMFPLRTLLKDADKLFLLPFEKNMEIYMTQSLVYSYFSRIGLQLLILIVLFPLFFVINNRSFEFYILFAVLMLVMPYLGLLVKWQWYKYKLESWSLHLVLFIVYASGYYVALDAKNLSSLTSIFVLIGLAILLKYQNKNQLFPWERMIKSEQQHHMNYYKFVNMFTDVKHLKETAVRRSYLDPLLITPKNKKFNENYMYLYLFIRSFARGKDAFNIILRLVVLAMILMFWLAQPLITLIIGSLFMYIVLLQMAQFYTQQAYGLWPQVWPIPDTKVIKGYEQFLYRLMFIVGILFVIVYAITLPMYSYYGLLFFLVGWLTIRNVVKKLKYQESLLKD
- the hemY gene encoding protoporphyrinogen oxidase, with protein sequence MGKSIAIIGAGITGLSSAYFIKKLRPDVDVTIYESSNRTGGKIQTYRKDGYTIELGPESYLGRKQIMTDIAQEIGLENDLVTNQTGQSYIYAKNKLFPIPGGSILGVPTDIKPFLKTKLISPKGKIRAGLDLFKKPTKMDGDISVGAFFRERLGDEVLENLIEPLMGGIYGTNIDDLSLMSTFPEFKQREEQFGSLIKGMRHEKIQRQKQRQLYPGAPKGQFKQFKHGLSSFIEYLTEYVVNQGVEIKYQTPIKDIIITQNNYEVISGENKDTYDSVLVTTPHQTFMQWFGNDPAFDYFKSMDCTTVATVVLAFDEKNIENTYDGTGFVIARTSETDITACTWTSKKWPFTTPEGKVLIRAYVGKPNDTVVDDHTDEELVNIVKKDLNQMMTFKGAPDFSIVNRLPKSMPQYHVGHINKIKSIQTHIKQNYPKLRITGASFEAVGLPDCIQQGKNAVEELLAEL
- the hemE gene encoding uroporphyrinogen decarboxylase, which produces MINGETVSHTPVWFMRQAGRSQPEYRKLKEKYSLFEITHQPELCAYVTHLPVDNYNTDAAVLYKDIMTPLQPIGVDVEIKSGIGPVIHNPIKNIQDVEKLGTINPKRDVPYVLDTIKLLTEEKLNVPLIGFTGAPFTLASYMIEGGPSKNYNFTKAMMYSDEATWFALMDHLVDMSITYTAAQVEAGAQIIQVFDSWVGALNVQDYRYYIKPAMNKLISGIKAKYNVPVILFGVGASHLADEWNSLPIDVLGLDWRLSIKEANELNINKTLQGNLDPSLLLAPWDVIEERLKVILDQGMEHGKHIFNLGHGVFPEVKPETLKRVTTFVHEYTQR
- a CDS encoding ABC transporter ATP-binding protein produces the protein MTVKVEHLTGGYGKRPVIKNINFELNQGEIVGLIGLNGAGKSTTIKHMLGLLTPMEGSLTISDININQDVETYRRKLSYIPESPVIYEELTLQEHIYMTAMAYNISREEAMERARPLLKTFRLEDELDIFPSHFSKGMKQKVMIICAFIVDPELYIIDEPFLGLDPLGIQSMLDLMVEKKNENRTVLMSTHILATAERYCDRFLIMDEGEIVAFGNLEELRKQTGLEGKTLDEIYIHVTQGGNNS
- a CDS encoding signal transduction protein TRAP; protein product: MKIFASYGTFGYLNQIRLNNPDHNLLQFSASDSSVILEETDEKSVLKQPLIYDILESEGDLNANHFYSVIFVPTSEDHAYQLEKRLENLTTDFKQFAGYRCYRFLKPEHGLTYKIYFGFESRTAYEDFKASSVFKDNFDKLALSQFFGSSGQHSSYFERYLFPIDDN
- a CDS encoding alpha/beta hydrolase, encoding MTDIVIVHSKYGDASNHWYDWLANNLRLEGYNVTLFNLPYEKDSKMEKWISEMKQQIQINKYETYFVTHGFGTLASLKFIEEVDVNYIEGLFSISGFMEDVQMPDELAYTEKFQIDYEQVKERVESFYGLCARDDKYISYEETKRLMDTLGGKCKVTEYGGHFMEDDGFTTFTRLQSKMQGIMSQ
- the hemH gene encoding ferrochelatase, producing the protein MTKTIGLLVMAYGTPYKESDIEPYYTDIRHGKKPTDAELQDLKDRYQFIGGLSPLAGTTNRQAEALRDALNEAYDEVQFKLYIGLKHISPFIEDAVQSMHEDGIDEAVTVVLAPHYSSFSVGSYNTRAQKEADKFGIQFKHVAHYYQQPKFIQYWTEKINETLTRIPREEHDETVLVVSAHSLPKGLIEKNNDPYPNELHHTAQLLEEQSDIIHVAEGWQSEGNTGTPWLGPDVQDLTKSLYETHGYKHFIYTPVGFVCEHLEVLFDNDYECKVVCDELGVNYYRPSMPNTDPLFIGAIVDEVKNVY